One stretch of Nocardia fluminea DNA includes these proteins:
- a CDS encoding pyridoxamine 5'-phosphate oxidase family protein — MTTDAHSLTTEDIEFLERPLYGFLSVAAGPTPPQPRPVWFEVTTEATIQLFTAPDSVKVSRLRGDPRASIVVAAPVGERERWVSVAGHTTVSPDGAHDLLSRLAARYWDLDDEGRAGDLAEMLAADWLRITIEPETVRRYMM; from the coding sequence ATGACCACCGACGCACATTCACTGACCACAGAGGATATCGAGTTCCTCGAACGCCCCCTCTACGGATTCCTGTCCGTGGCCGCCGGACCTACACCTCCCCAGCCCCGGCCGGTGTGGTTCGAGGTCACCACCGAGGCCACGATCCAGTTGTTCACGGCGCCGGATTCGGTGAAGGTCTCGCGATTGCGTGGCGACCCCCGCGCCTCGATCGTCGTCGCCGCGCCGGTGGGTGAACGCGAGCGCTGGGTGTCCGTCGCCGGCCACACCACGGTGTCACCCGACGGAGCGCACGATCTGCTCTCGCGTCTGGCCGCTCGCTACTGGGACCTCGACGACGAAGGACGAGCCGGCGACCTCGCCGAGATGCTGGCCGCCGACTGGCTGCGCATCACCATCGAGCCCGAAACCGTGCGCCGATACATGATGTGA
- a CDS encoding nuclear transport factor 2 family protein, with product MPESAVAVQTALHYFTALTAGNLSKAMRYVADDVVCDTQGRRVSGSRAYRQFIAECLPAIRGATLIASFGNETTAVLIYDLTSPPRLRCRGADRLVVDKAKIVNIVTVVDQVPQ from the coding sequence ATGCCCGAGTCCGCCGTCGCGGTACAGACAGCGCTGCACTACTTCACTGCGTTGACAGCCGGCAACCTCAGCAAGGCCATGCGCTACGTCGCTGATGACGTCGTCTGCGATACCCAGGGCAGGCGCGTGAGCGGCTCGAGAGCCTACCGGCAGTTCATCGCCGAGTGCCTGCCCGCGATACGAGGGGCGACGTTGATCGCATCCTTCGGCAACGAGACCACAGCAGTGCTCATCTACGACCTCACTTCCCCACCCCGTCTACGCTGCCGAGGCGCGGACCGTCTCGTGGTCGACAAGGCCAAGATCGTCAACATCGTGACCGTTGTCGACCAGGTGCCGCAGTAG
- a CDS encoding TetR/AcrR family transcriptional regulator encodes MARIKATDSGTKVERRQVIAAAVIDVLAEQGLRGLTHRAVDAAAGFGSGAVNYHAPTRAHLVHLALEELFARDGVVAATHFADLINTPQIPMPVVVDRMTAFVQEMTTPPARQRVIARHMLLAEAQRDPQIRAEFDAQRGAFVEFAAHIVAALDHDYPAITAEVVVIVIEGLIQRQVLIGATPLADSLRPIIAGLLRSWNIEQ; translated from the coding sequence ATGGCGCGAATCAAGGCCACGGACAGCGGCACCAAGGTTGAGCGGCGGCAGGTGATCGCCGCCGCCGTGATCGACGTTCTCGCTGAGCAAGGTCTGCGCGGTCTGACTCACCGCGCGGTGGATGCCGCCGCCGGATTCGGCAGCGGCGCGGTGAACTATCACGCCCCGACCCGGGCACACCTGGTCCATCTGGCCTTGGAGGAACTGTTCGCCCGCGACGGGGTCGTCGCCGCCACCCATTTCGCCGACCTGATCAACACCCCGCAGATTCCCATGCCCGTCGTGGTGGATCGCATGACCGCGTTCGTGCAGGAAATGACGACGCCTCCCGCTCGTCAGCGTGTCATCGCCCGGCACATGTTGTTGGCCGAGGCACAACGTGATCCACAGATCCGTGCGGAGTTCGACGCGCAGCGCGGTGCGTTCGTGGAGTTCGCCGCGCATATCGTGGCCGCGTTGGATCACGACTATCCCGCGATCACCGCCGAGGTGGTGGTGATCGTGATCGAAGGCTTGATCCAACGCCAAGTACTCATCGGCGCAACACCATTGGCTGATTCGTTGCGTCCGATCATCGCGGGCCTATTGCGTTCGTGGAACATCGAACAGTGA